One window of Oscillibacter hominis genomic DNA carries:
- the spo0A gene encoding sporulation transcription factor Spo0A has protein sequence MEKKVVLADASEEYRALMQSAIENSGEFSVVGSTGDGLEALNLIEEKKPQLVLVDVVLPGLDGFGLVKRINTLPEAPKTILVSAFFNERTVAEAAELGVAYFLPKPCEIESLLDRMRGACDEQTLEEDTHAPGLEDKVTAIIHEIGVPAHIKGYQYLREAIMIAVDDMDVINAVTKVLYPEVARRYSTTPSRVERAIRHAIEVAWDRGDLETLQKFFGYTVSNTKGKPTNSEFIAMIADRLVLQRKSRKA, from the coding sequence ATGGAGAAAAAGGTTGTGTTGGCAGATGCCAGCGAAGAGTACCGTGCATTGATGCAGAGCGCTATTGAAAATTCAGGAGAGTTTTCTGTAGTGGGTTCCACCGGGGACGGTTTGGAAGCACTCAATTTGATAGAGGAAAAGAAGCCGCAACTTGTTTTGGTAGATGTGGTGTTGCCCGGCCTGGATGGGTTCGGGCTGGTGAAGCGGATCAACACCCTTCCCGAGGCGCCGAAGACAATTTTGGTATCCGCGTTTTTCAATGAGCGCACAGTTGCAGAGGCTGCCGAGTTAGGTGTTGCTTATTTCCTGCCAAAGCCCTGTGAAATAGAATCCCTGCTGGACAGAATGCGCGGTGCCTGCGATGAGCAGACTTTGGAGGAGGACACCCACGCCCCGGGTCTGGAGGACAAGGTGACCGCCATCATTCACGAAATCGGCGTTCCTGCGCACATCAAAGGTTATCAGTATCTGCGCGAGGCCATCATGATTGCGGTGGACGATATGGATGTCATCAACGCCGTGACCAAGGTTTTATATCCCGAGGTAGCAAGACGCTACAGCACTACGCCGTCCAGGGTGGAAAGAGCCATCCGCCATGCCATTGAAGTGGCCTGGGACCGAGGCGATTTGGAGACGCTGCAAAAATTCTTCGGATACACTGTCTCCAACACAAAGGGAAAGCCAACCAACAGCGAATTCATTGCCATGATTGCCGACCGCCTTGTGCTGCAGCGCAAGAGCAGAAAGGCTTAA
- a CDS encoding TIGR03905 family TSCPD domain-containing protein, whose product MVYTYRPSGVCSQLMKVELEDGIIRNVEVLGGCNGNLQGISRLVTGMSAREAVDRLKGIRCGFKTTSCPDQLSRALEEALEKEGK is encoded by the coding sequence ATGGTATATACGTATCGGCCCAGCGGTGTGTGCTCACAGCTGATGAAGGTGGAGTTAGAGGACGGGATCATCCGTAATGTGGAGGTTTTGGGCGGCTGCAACGGAAACCTCCAGGGAATCAGCCGTTTGGTCACCGGCATGAGCGCCCGGGAAGCCGTGGATCGGCTCAAAGGAATTCGCTGCGGCTTTAAAACAACCTCCTGCCCGGATCAGTTGAGCAGGGCGCTGGAGGAGGCTTTGGAAAAAGAAGGAAAATAA
- a CDS encoding FadR/GntR family transcriptional regulator — MKEIHRISITDAVVDSIKEIIESGEYAIGEKLPTETSLCDMLKVSRTSVREAIRVLQALGYVDLKPGKGAFVANYNAAPHTDNWYDVEDAKFYDFMEVRMAIETLSVRLSVERASLRQVHELEEIHQSFLEANESKDLVRLIMLDELFHTKIISFTRNQLLININKQLLECFRIYRGDSFTNKDVYVNAVEPHERILLCFQTKNSAQAVQEMRSHLEITSQDMEAIHNSHTH, encoded by the coding sequence ATGAAAGAAATCCATAGAATTTCCATCACGGATGCGGTGGTTGACAGTATTAAGGAGATCATCGAATCCGGCGAATATGCCATTGGGGAAAAGCTGCCCACTGAGACCAGCCTGTGTGACATGCTGAAAGTCAGCCGCACCAGCGTGCGGGAGGCCATCCGGGTGCTGCAGGCCCTGGGCTATGTGGACTTGAAGCCCGGCAAGGGCGCCTTTGTAGCCAACTACAACGCCGCCCCCCATACGGACAACTGGTACGATGTGGAGGACGCCAAGTTTTACGATTTTATGGAAGTGCGCATGGCCATTGAGACCCTGTCCGTCCGTCTGAGTGTGGAGCGGGCCTCTCTCAGGCAGGTCCATGAATTGGAGGAGATCCATCAGTCCTTTCTGGAGGCCAATGAATCCAAGGACCTGGTACGGCTGATCATGCTGGATGAGCTGTTCCACACCAAAATTATCAGCTTTACCCGCAACCAGCTGCTCATCAACATCAACAAGCAGCTGCTGGAGTGCTTCCGGATCTACCGGGGCGACTCCTTCACCAACAAGGATGTGTATGTCAACGCGGTGGAGCCTCATGAGCGGATTCTTCTTTGCTTTCAAACCAAAAACTCCGCCCAGGCGGTGCAGGAGATGCGCAGCCACTTGGAGATCACCTCTCAGGACATGGAAGCCATCCACAACAGCCACACCCATTGA